Proteins encoded together in one Felis catus isolate Fca126 chromosome B3, F.catus_Fca126_mat1.0, whole genome shotgun sequence window:
- the ANP32A gene encoding acidic leucine-rich nuclear phosphoprotein 32 family member A isoform X4: MKEVKELVLDNCRSIEGKIEGLTDEFEELEFLSTINVGLTSVANLPKLNKLKKLELSDNRISGGLEVLAEKCPNLTHLNLSGNKIKDLSTIEPLKKLENLKSLDLFNCEVTNLNDYRENVFKLLPQLTYLDGYDRDDKEAPDSDAEGYVEGLDDDEEDEDEEEYDEDAQVVEDEEDEEEEEEGEEEDVSGEEEEDEEGYNDGEVDDEEDEEDVGEEERGQKRKREPEDEGEDDD, encoded by the exons ATGAAGGAG GTGAAAGAGCTCGTCCTGGACAACTGCCGGTCAATCGAAGGCAAAATCGAGGGCCTCACAGATGAATTTGAAGAACTGGAGTTCTTAAGTACAATCAACGTAGGCCTCACCTCAGTCGCAAACTTACCAAAGTTAAACAAACTTAAGAAG CTTGAACTAAGCGATAACAGAATCTCAGGGGGCCTGGAAGTATTGGCAGAAAAGTGTCCGAACCTCACGCATCTAAATTTAAGTGGCAACAAAATTAAAGACCTCAGCACAATAGAGCCACTG AAAAAGTTAGAAAACCTCAAGAGCTTAGACCTTTTCAATTGTGAGGTGACCAACCTGAACGACTACCGAGAAAACGTGTTCAAGCTCCTCCCACAGCTCACGTATCTCGACGGCTACGACCGGGATGACAAGGAGGCCCCCGACTCAGACGCCGAGGGCTATGTGGAGGGGCTGGACGACGATGAGGAGGACGAGGATG AGGAAGAGTATGATGAAGATGCTCAGGTAGTGGAAGAcgaggaggatgaagaggaggaggaggaaggagaagaggaggacgTGAGTGGAGAAGAAGAG GAGGATGAAGAGGGTTATAACGATGGGGAAGTAGACGACgaggaagatgaagaagatgTTGGTG aagaagaaaggggTCAGAAGCGAAAACGAGAACCTGAAGATGAGGGAGAAGACGATGACTAA
- the ANP32A gene encoding acidic leucine-rich nuclear phosphoprotein 32 family member A isoform X5 yields MVMVKELVLDNCRSIEGKIEGLTDEFEELEFLSTINVGLTSVANLPKLNKLKKLELSDNRISGGLEVLAEKCPNLTHLNLSGNKIKDLSTIEPLKKLENLKSLDLFNCEVTNLNDYRENVFKLLPQLTYLDGYDRDDKEAPDSDAEGYVEGLDDDEEDEDEEEYDEDAQVVEDEEDEEEEEEGEEEDVSGEEEEDEEGYNDGEVDDEEDEEDVGEEERGQKRKREPEDEGEDDD; encoded by the exons GTGAAAGAGCTCGTCCTGGACAACTGCCGGTCAATCGAAGGCAAAATCGAGGGCCTCACAGATGAATTTGAAGAACTGGAGTTCTTAAGTACAATCAACGTAGGCCTCACCTCAGTCGCAAACTTACCAAAGTTAAACAAACTTAAGAAG CTTGAACTAAGCGATAACAGAATCTCAGGGGGCCTGGAAGTATTGGCAGAAAAGTGTCCGAACCTCACGCATCTAAATTTAAGTGGCAACAAAATTAAAGACCTCAGCACAATAGAGCCACTG AAAAAGTTAGAAAACCTCAAGAGCTTAGACCTTTTCAATTGTGAGGTGACCAACCTGAACGACTACCGAGAAAACGTGTTCAAGCTCCTCCCACAGCTCACGTATCTCGACGGCTACGACCGGGATGACAAGGAGGCCCCCGACTCAGACGCCGAGGGCTATGTGGAGGGGCTGGACGACGATGAGGAGGACGAGGATG AGGAAGAGTATGATGAAGATGCTCAGGTAGTGGAAGAcgaggaggatgaagaggaggaggaggaaggagaagaggaggacgTGAGTGGAGAAGAAGAG GAGGATGAAGAGGGTTATAACGATGGGGAAGTAGACGACgaggaagatgaagaagatgTTGGTG aagaagaaaggggTCAGAAGCGAAAACGAGAACCTGAAGATGAGGGAGAAGACGATGACTAA
- the ANP32A gene encoding acidic leucine-rich nuclear phosphoprotein 32 family member A isoform X3: protein MEMDKRIHLELRNRTPSDVKELVLDNCRSIEGKIEGLTDEFEELEFLSTINVGLTSVANLPKLNKLKKLELSDNRISGGLEVLAEKCPNLTHLNLSGNKIKDLSTIEPLKKLENLKSLDLFNCEVTNLNDYRENVFKLLPQLTYLDGYDRDDKEAPDSDAEGYVEGLDDDEEDEDEEEYDEDAQVVEDEEDEEEEEEGEEEDVSGEEEEDEEGYNDGEVDDEEDEEDVGEEERGQKRKREPEDEGEDDD from the exons GTGAAAGAGCTCGTCCTGGACAACTGCCGGTCAATCGAAGGCAAAATCGAGGGCCTCACAGATGAATTTGAAGAACTGGAGTTCTTAAGTACAATCAACGTAGGCCTCACCTCAGTCGCAAACTTACCAAAGTTAAACAAACTTAAGAAG CTTGAACTAAGCGATAACAGAATCTCAGGGGGCCTGGAAGTATTGGCAGAAAAGTGTCCGAACCTCACGCATCTAAATTTAAGTGGCAACAAAATTAAAGACCTCAGCACAATAGAGCCACTG AAAAAGTTAGAAAACCTCAAGAGCTTAGACCTTTTCAATTGTGAGGTGACCAACCTGAACGACTACCGAGAAAACGTGTTCAAGCTCCTCCCACAGCTCACGTATCTCGACGGCTACGACCGGGATGACAAGGAGGCCCCCGACTCAGACGCCGAGGGCTATGTGGAGGGGCTGGACGACGATGAGGAGGACGAGGATG AGGAAGAGTATGATGAAGATGCTCAGGTAGTGGAAGAcgaggaggatgaagaggaggaggaggaaggagaagaggaggacgTGAGTGGAGAAGAAGAG GAGGATGAAGAGGGTTATAACGATGGGGAAGTAGACGACgaggaagatgaagaagatgTTGGTG aagaagaaaggggTCAGAAGCGAAAACGAGAACCTGAAGATGAGGGAGAAGACGATGACTAA